The DNA sequence ATTGTAAATTTATTTAAATAAAGTGCTTATAATATCATAATGTATGACAGGTGTCAAATTCCTTTGGATATTTCATAATGAGCCATTAAGGGAAAAATTATGATTACTCTTCAACCTAAATCATGAGATTTAATTTTCCCGCCAATTTTACTCTCGGTACCACGCAATAATCTTTCAATATTTGACTTATGCCTTACAATAAGAAGTATAGAAATAAATATTGAGAATAACGTCAGATAAAGCCCCTGACCAAAGGGATCTTTACCAAACAGTATTATACATACAACTAATACTATTGAGCTAAGCATAGACCCCAGAGATATGTAACGGGAAATGGAGATTATCAATAACCATGCCGCAGCCGAGATAATAAGTGGTAAAGGCGCCAACCACAAAAATACCCCGCAACTGGTTGCAGCAGCCTTTCCCCCCTTAAAATTAAGGAAGACAGGAAACGTATGACCACAGATTACACCCATACCACACAGTATTAACGTTAGATTGTGTCCATATCCGGAAAATAATCGGTCAAAGAGAAAAACAGGCAGGAAACCCTTTAACATATCCAGGATAAACACCAATATACCATAAGGCTTGCCTAATACCCTTCCAACATTCGTTGCTCCTGGGTTTCCACTACCGAATTGCCGAATATCAACACCTTTTACCATCTTTGTGATTAAAAATCCAAAGGGAATACTACCAATAAGATATGAAATAATTGGACTAAGAATATTTTGTATCATCACCGCTAACCTTTACTTTCCTGAAAGACCCAAAATCTGCCACCATAATTTATGGAGAGAATGATGAGACTGATATTGACGAATACATGCTTTCCAATCTCTATCAAGGGTATTATTATACCGTAGATACATTTTTAAAAACCGAACTCTATCTGTTTTAGAAATCAATTTTATTTTTTGGCCTAACGATACCGCTTTTATTTCCTCACCTGCTACATCCTGGGATATCAATGCATCGCATTGATATTTTTTGTCTGAAAATCCCTGTTTCATGCTATCTCTTCCCCCTTTCAAATGAAGCTTGAGGAAGGAATTATTCCTGTTTTTCTTCGCATCTTTATCAGTAAGCCAACGTATTTTCTCCAGAGAGCGATCAAGGCGTAATAAATTTTTAATTCTTTCATTGATAGGGAATGTGGGGAAAATAACCGATTTATCTAAATCTATTATATACACAGTAAACTCATCACGAGAATCACTTTTCAAAAGTATGTTTTTTATATGCAAATCTGCGTGATATATACCTGCATCGTGCATATTCCTTATTGATCTTGCAAGGGCAGAAATTATGGATTTTTTGGACTCCTGTATATATAACAAGGAAGATTCTTTAAGAAATTGAGCAATATCAACTGCGCCGGATATCTCCTTCGTTATAAAATTTGCCTTATAAAATAAACCCCATACTCTTCTCTTGGTTACAGCAATCACTTCAGCAGATAGTACACCTTTTTGAGAGGCGTATTCATGGAGAGAGAATTCGTTGAAAGGTCTGGATTTATTGCAAAAAATGCCCCCAAGAAGTTTACCAAATAAACCACCGTGCCGATAATCCCTGATAATAAGTCTTTCCCCACTATATCCTGTAACAGGTACTGATACATAACTTCCCCTTCCGGATTTTATGTTCGGTGTATCTGCATATCTCTCATGTACAGGTTTTGTATCAAAGACTATGTTCAGTATGGTCTCTTTGTACCCCGCTCTTACCAATATGGTTGTACCACCCCTTCTGATTATTGAAAAAGATGCCGGTATCTTTTGTTTCTGTAGCATAATGATAATCTGTTATGTATCCTTCTTTGCAACCCTTGCTTTTTATTTCGGATATTATATACAAGGATATAAATGAATACAAACTTAATTGGAACTGGATTGCTATTGAAAAGATTTTTTATAAGGATTATTATAGCATTAACCTAAATCTTTCGCAGAAAATCTTTTAATGTATACATCAATGGAAAGACAACTCAATAATCCAGAGAATATCCTGGTTGTTCGCCTGGGAGCAATGGGCGATATTATCCACGTTATACCTGCAGTAAAGAACTTGAGAATAACGTTCCCTTCTGCCCATATTGCATGGCTGGTAGAGGACAAATTAAAAGACCTCATTGAATGTATTCCAGAGGTAGATGAAGTTATTGTCTTCCCTAGAAAACAATGGCAAACCGCTCTTAAACACCCTCAGAAATATGTTAAAATCATTTCAGAAATGCGGATATTTTTTAAAAAATTAAGAAAAAAGAACTATGATATCGCATTGGATTTTCATGGCAATTTTAAAAGTGGATTATTAACCTATCTGAGCAGCGCAAGAACAAGAATTGGTTTTTCTCGAGGATATTGTAAAGAATTTAACTTTATTTTCATGAATTTACGGATTACACCGCAACAAAAAAAGATGCACAGGATTGATAAATATCTCAACCTTTTACAGGGCTTACGTATAAAGGCGGGTTATCAAAGGCCTGTATTTTCAATTCCGGATACTGACCGTCTCTATATTCAGGATTTTATTCACCACAATTATCATAATCAAAAATCTGTTACAATAATCCACCCGGGAACAAGCATATTTGGTGAATATAAACGATGGCAAACTAAAAATTATGCCCTTCTTGCAGACCGGCTAATACAGGAACTTAATCATTCAGTCATTTTTACCTGGGGCCCACTTGAATACAAAATAGTAGAGGAAATTATCTCTCTCATGCATTATAAGGCTACTGTTGCATGCAAGACATCATCGGCGAAGCAATTAATTGCATTACTCCACTATGCACATCTTTTTATCGGCAGTGATACCGGTCCCACCCATATTGCTTCATGCATAGGAGTTCCTACCGTTGCGATTTTTGGCCCCAAAGACCCCGTTATTTACGCACCTTATGGCAAAAACGCTGTAATTGTAAAGAAAGATATCCCCTGTAGCCCTTGTGAAAAAAGAACATGTGATCATATTACCTGTATTAATTCCATCACTTCAGAAGATGTCTTTGATGCTGTTTGTAAATTACTTAAGACGCAAATACATTAATATCGAAAAGAAGTTTGACTTTTTCTCTATCGCTTGATATTATAACCTCTTATTATCTTTACCAATATTACAAAGAAGGAGATCGTTAATTGTGGAAACGGTGGGTATCTTCGACTCAATCAAAGCCGATATGGAAGAGGTTGAAAATCGATTTTATAAAGAATTAAAACCCGAGAGCAATTCATTAGCTGATCTTATCTCTCATATCAGTAAATATAAGGGAAAAAGGTTACGACCCGCTTTGGTATTATTGTCGGGGAAATGCGCCGGTGATATATTGCCTCAGCATGTTGACCTTGCAGTCGTAGTAGAAATGGTTCATACTGCAACCCTTGTTCATGATGATATTATTGATGAAGCATCTATGAGAAGACATGTTGAAAGTGTAAACTCAAAATGGGGAAGAGAGATATCTATCTTATTCGGGGACTATCTGTTTTCCAGGGGTTTTACTATACTTTCTGCCCTTGATTCTCAAATTGCGACCCTTCTGCTTTCTCAAACCGTTAATATCATGAGTGAAGGAGAGATAATTCAACTTCAAAGGCGTTATGATATTGAACTGAGTGAAAATGATTATTTCGATATTATCGAGAGAAAAACAGCTTCCCTTTGTGCTGCAAGTTGCCGCCTGGGAGCTGCATTTGCCGGAGCTAATCGCAAGATATTAGATATGTTATCCAATTATGGTTTAAAGATCGGTATTGCTTTTCAGATTGTTGATGACTGCCTTGATATGATGGGCACTGAGGACGAGGTTGGTAAATCGTTAAACACGGATATACAGAAGGGTAAACTTACGTTACCTCTCATACATCTCGTGAATCAGCTGCCAAAAAACAAGCTCAAGACAACGAGAGAACTGATATTCCAAAATGATGTGAAAGAAACGAAGGCTGCTATTCTCGAATTGTTAACAGAACATGATGCCATCGAATATGCCTTTAGCACTGCAAAAAATATCGTAAAGCAGGCACAGGAAGAAATTGCTCCGCTTCCAGATTCAAAATATAAAACTACCCTCTTAGAGTTGGCCGATTATATCGTTACCCGAAAGAAATAAAAGATAGGAGGATTATGATGATTTCTATGCCCGGTGGTTGGGAATGGATCGTGATTGGTGTCATTACTTTTATTATATTTGGCAAAAGACTACCCGGTACGATGAGATCGCTAGGAAAAAGTTTTGCTAATCTCAAACAGGGTTTTAAAGGTGTCGAAGAGGAAATCAAAGAGGTCAAAGAAATAAAAGATGATATTGACACTATTACAAAACTCAAGATAGGTTAAAATGTACCTTACCAGCTTTCAATATCTGCTAAGTTAAATTTCATTCCATCTCCAGCAGCAATAATTCTTAACCCTGTTTCCTTTGACAACTGCTCTGCAACTATACGGGGTTGCGCCTTGACCATAGTCATACCAAAGTGATTTAATATCGTTACTTTAGGCTTCAGGGCTGTTACCATTTCCTTCACGTCTCTTATGCTCAAATGGTAAAGCCATTTCTTCGTATCTTTATCTACCGTATAGCGGACTACGTTAACAATCAGGATATCCCCTTTATAATATTTCAATAATTCTGGAAAATAACGGGTATCTACGATCAGCGAGATCGTATACTTTGGAGTAGAAAAATTAATGCCGTATGTCTCGCTTGGATGATGGTGTTTTATTGGCGTCTCGAAAGAAACCGTATCAGATAATTGGTAACGTCCTCCCTCTTTCACAATTTCTATACGTGATATATAGCTCCTTACATACTGAAACACCACAGGGTCCTCTGTTAATGCATCTTCCGGCGCATAAAGGGTGCCACGTTTTTTAAATCCGCCTTCAGTCATCGCCTCAATCATTACATTTACATCAGCAGCATGATCGAGGTGTCTATGCGTCAGGATTATAGCGTCTAATTTCATAGGGTCCATTTTTGGCTTACTGGAAACACATCTGACTAAACATCCCGGACCAGGATCAACCAAAACATTCACACCAAGTAAGGAATACCACATCCCGCCCGAAGCACGTAATTGTTTGGCTACTACAATTCTTGCGCCAGCTGTGCCAAGAAATTTTATAAAATCTGTTCCTATCATATCTTCCATACGGATAATACTACCATGAGTTCATAAAGGGAGGAATAGAAAAATACATACTGCTCCGAAAAATACAGAGAATACAAGAGACAAAATTCGTATCATACAACGGATTTTATGGTTGAGTATACCACCACTTTTTCTTTTCCGGAATGTCCGTCGTATGAAAAGAAAAAAAGAAGAACACCTTTCGAAAATTAAGGTATGCAAAACCGCTGATAGGTCCAACGGCAAGCAATTGCTCACCAGTAAACTTATCATAGATATTGATGGCAAATTTAGCAATGCCTGATTGCTTGATAGCTTTATAGAAGGCTATTTCCGGGGTCCCAAGATTTCCGGCAAGAGGGATTGGCAAGGTAAATGACGGCACACCCACAAAGGAGTCGGCACGATCGATAGACAAGGCGCCCGTAGTGATTGCGGCGATTACTTCAGCCTCTTTTTTGTCTTCAACAATGAACGCACCGTGCTTCCCTAACAAGATCGATACCAGGCCAATCACGTATGCCTTTTCTGCATGCTCAAAACCATGCGTTTCAAGAAATACCTCCTTGTATTTTAGATATACATCGTCAGCGCCTTCGAGACTCCGTTCTTCAACAAATACCTTCTTTCCTTCCAGTTTTTTTAAACTTATTCCCATCAAAGCCCGATCGGCAGCGGTACTCAAAAGCAACTGTTCTACTGCCGTTTCTTTTGGATCCGTAACGCGGGGAGTACCCATGCAGCCCCCAAAGAAAAGAATACTAAGTATTCCAGCTGATATATGCAATAATAGCTTTGGCATTCATATTTCCTCCTAAAGAAAAAAATAATAAATTATGAAAATGGTAAAAGTATATCTTGCCACAGAAGTGTGTTGTTACACAATGTAATGTGTTACATCTCCCTAATAATTTTTCAACAAATCTTATAACAAATCCTTGCCATTTTATAACATCAGCGATGATCTCTACAAATTAAAAAGACGTTTGTAATAGGCTATACCAAATACACTGGATGAGGATGCACCAATCCATTAACAGTTTGTAAGAAAATACAATATACCCGTTACATAATTATTCTAAAATTACAATACTTGCACTTGCCGTACTGAAAAATATTACCTGAGAGCTTATCGAAAATATGAGAAACCCATTGACATTATTACTATCAGTGTTACAATATTAAAAACCGTAGCATCAATAATAATGAGGAATACTATGTCAAGTTTAGTTAGATTCGGAGTCTCTCTCGAGAAGGAATTACTTCAAAGGTTTGATGAGTGTATAAAAGAGAAAAAATACACGAACCGTTCAGAGGCCATACGAGACCTGATTAGAGATGACTTGGTTAAAAAGGAGTGGCAGGAAGGGAAAGAGGTTACCGGATCAATTACCCTTGTCTATAATCACCATAAAAGGGAATTAACGAATTTCCTTATCGATATTCAGCATGATTACCATGATATCATCCTCTCTACCCAGCATATCCATTTGGACCATGATAACTGTTTAGAGATCATTGTGGTAAAAGGCAAGCCGAAAGCAATAGATGAATTGTACGGGAAGTTAAAATCTGCAAAAGGGGTAAAACACGGCGGGTTTGCTATGACCACAACAGGAAAGGAAATACTGTAAACAGGAGTATATCCCCCGCCTTTTGCAAGACAAAAGGTGGGGGATTTATTTTTTATAGTAGTAACACTAAAATAATAACTGTATCACCCTTGGAGGAGGTTTTTGATGCATATCAGCGACGGGATTCTCTCCCCATATGTTGTTGGAATAGGCTGGGCAATAGCCTTACCTGCGTTGGTAATATCTGTTCGCCGTTTGCAAACTGATCAGGTAGGTGCTTACGGGGTGGTTGCGGCTGCTTTTTTTGCTGGTTCAACAATCCATATACCTGTCGGGCCATTCAGTATGCATCTTGTACTCAGTGGCATGGCTGGGCTGTTACTTGGTTGGGGTGCTTTAACCATAGTAACAGTAGGTCTTTTACTCCAGGCACTGTTAATCGGCTTTGGCGGCCTGACAGTTTTGGGAATCAATATTTCCATCATGGCATTGCCTGGCGCCATAATGGGAATGCTTGGACGTCATTGGATAAAACAATCTTCCCCTAAAAAACGCCCATGGATAGGATCGCTTATCGGAGGAGGAACAATCTTGATTTCGGCTATTTTACTCTATGTAGCACTATCCACGACTCATACGGCGCTTATGCCTCTTGCCAAATTAGTCTTTCTGGGCCATATTCCCATCGCTATCGTAGAAGGTGCCATCAGTTTTTGGCTAGTATATTTTCTCCAAAAAGTTAAACCATCATTACTGGGAATTGCCATATGAAGATCGTTCTTTTCTGTATTTCTTCTCTCCTTTTTTTACTGCCTTCCATGGCAAATGCCCACGGACTTTATGTATCTTCTGAAAGAGGAAAGTTACATGCCAATTTCAGCGATCATTCCCCGGCCTCTGGCGCTGTGGTTACTGTTGTGGATGAGAATGGTATCATACTTATCAGAGATATATTGAATGAAAAAGGGATGTGGACGTTACCAAAAGATATACAGGGAGAACCTGAATTTGTTATTGTCGAGGCGCCGGGTGGGCACCTTACACGGATTGCATGGCAAGAAGTTTTCCATGGAACAACAAAAGGTTTCTTTGATTATTTCGGTATTCGCATTACAATTGGAATTGCCGTCCTTGTCGGAGGCGGTCTTATTATAAGACATCTGTTAAATCTAAAATCCAAAACCTGAAAACTGCAATGAATATATCTCCTCCTTCAACACGGCTTGGCACAATACTTATTTTATTAATTCTCATAGGACTTGGGTTGCTCAATAATCTCTTTTATCTTCTCATTTGTTTCGTGAGTATTAATGTATTAGCTGTGTTCGTGGTAAGAAAAACGTTTATCACCGCATGGCATTGTAAAGGTGTATTAATTTTTTTCCTACTAACGGGTGTAACCTTGCTTTGGACAGAGGAGGGACGTTCTCTTGCCCCTGTCCTGATAACGAAGATGTTGTCTATGTGGTTGTGGGTCGTCACCTGGATTAGCTGGGTTGGTTTCGAACGAATCTTGTTAACCTTTGAAAAGTTAAAGGTACCGTCTGTTTTGATACATATAGTAGCATTTACTGCGCGGTTTTTACCAATCTTATCAGAACGGTTAAAGATGATGCTTGCCGCACAAGCATCCCGTGGGGCAAAAAAGGGTATACATCCTTTACAATTGCGCAATATTGCAGAAGGAATCGGCTGTTTGCTATTAGCAAGTTTTGAACAGGCTGAAAACGTCGAACGAGCCATGCAGTCCCGCGGGTTCAGCGGTATGTTACCTTCCCTTGCTGAAGATACCGTTGCAGTTCCTTATGGTAGTTTGTCTTTTCTCTTTATTCTTATGTGTATTGTATGGTTTGGAGTAATTTGCTATGTCCTGTGTTATTCGTGCCAGGAATTTATCTTTCAGGTATCAAAATGGAGGGCTGGCGCTATCTGATCTGTCATTATCCGTTCATCAGCATGAGAAAGTGGGAGTAATTGGACCAAGCGGGGCTGGCAAAACTACTTTCTTCTGGCATCTGAATGGTTTGCTAAAACCCAATTCAGGATATGTGGAAGTGTTAGACCGCACTCTTGCTGAGCATAAGAACATTAATGAAGTCAGACGTCACGTAGCGCTGACATTTCAACAGGTAAACGATCAACTTTTCTGTTCTTCCGTCTGGGAAGAAATTGCCTTTGGCCCAAGAAATTTAGGTTGGTCAAAACAAAAAACCCACGAAACAGTAGAAAAATGGTTGGCATATTTTGAATTGAATGAAGTAAGCCTTCGGCCTCCGCATCATTTATCCGGCGGGCAGAAACGGGGTGTTGCTTTAGCCGCTGCAATGGCTATGGAACCGCAATTGTTGATCCTTGATGAGCCGGCAAACGATCTTGATCACAAGAACCGACGCAGATTGATTACCTATCTCAAAGGTTTACCAATAGCCATTATGGTGGCTTCTCATGATTTACATTTGATTTCGGAAGTTACACAACGCTGCGTTCTCATGGACAAAGGAAAAATCGTAGCAGACAGACCTACCAATGAATTAGTTCATGATGAATATGCATTAAAACAATATGGAATGGAGGCAATAAGAAGATAAATAAATATTTTTTTTGATGTTGGTAGCACGAATATTATAAATATGTTACCTATGTGTTTTGTGTATTTTTCTTAGATGCCATTGGAAAAGAGAAGATTCTGATAATTATCATTAACTAATTTAAAGATATGGAGATAGAATGTTAGCAAGGAAAAGATACCGTCATTATTTTGTATGCTTCGTTTTTTTCATTTTTATCTTTATAATGAATTTGAATAGTAGTTTTGCCCATCATGGTGGAGTTTCTACGGCGTTTGGGCCAGGGGCACCTATTGAAACGGCTTCTCCCTTGGCTCTGGGAAAGGGGAAATTTTTATTATACGAAAAGTTTGAATACGTGCCTTTTGAACACAAAGACCATGCGGAACCGGAAAACATCGATACCTTTACCTTCTTTAACACCCTTGTAGGGTATGGCTTTACCGATGCCCTCAGTATCTATGCCATATTACCGGTGACGATAAAGGAACAGGATAGTCTGGGTACTTCTAGTGGCTTGGGAGATTTGGGATTTATTTTTCAGTATGGTTTTAAATACGGCGAAAGGGACGGTATTCGTGGTTTATATGGTTACGGCCCGGAAGACTCATATGGTGCCGAATACAGCACGGATGACTTAAAAATGGCCATGCAGGCAGGGTTTACGGTACCAACCGGTGAAACATCTAATCGTGATAATAAGGGAAATATCTTTGATATGGGTATGCAGCCGGGTTTTGATGCCCCCACTTTTATGTTTGGCTTTGTCGCATCGAAGATGATCTTTCCTTATTTTACCCTGACTGGGGATACATCGCTTACGACATTTACTGAGCACAATAATGGCAAGCCAGGTAACGAAATCCGATTTAACGTAGCAGGTGGTTACGAAATTTATGAGAAAAAGAACGGATTTCTCTCCCGGCTTGATATTATTGCAGAATCGAACTTACTCCATCTTACAAAAGATCGGGATGAAGAGAACGAAACAGATGATGCGACAGGCGGGACGATTCTTTACCTTTCACCGGGTTTAAGGGCAACGTTTGGCAAACACGTTAGCATTGGAATGCTGATAAAATTGCCCACATGGAAAGACCTGAACAACGAACCCGATCAGCAAGGTGCTGAGGGTCTGGAAGAGTACAGGGCAATAGTTACCTGTTCAATATCTTTTTAAATCCAACCTTCGGCAATTAGGTAAAATACAAGTAAAATGTAGGGCAAGGCTTTAGCCTTGCTCCCCCACCAGAATATATGCCCGGGATAGCAACCCTGAAGGGTTGCCCTACAGAATTTAAATTCCTTTACATTAACAGGAAAAGGAGGTAATGATGCTTAAAAATAGTTATTTCAAAAAATACATGACAACCCTATTGTTTTTCTATTGTTTTTTCATGTACGATCATACTATTTCTGCCCATGAAGGCCATGATCACTCTCATGAAGCTGTAATTACCATTGGAAAAAAGACCGTTGTTCATCTTCAATCGATCATCGCAACGTATCAGGAAGTTTATCATCATTTAGTAAAGAAAGATTTGCATGGCATTACAGATTTAGCCCAAAAATTAGGAGATGCAGCCCGGCAAGCCATGCGAACCGAATCAAAAGGCGCTGGCCATCATATGATGCAGCATGTCTTTGCAGGCGCAGAAGATCTGAAGAAAACACAAGGTATTCAGGATGCCCAAAAGGCGTTTGCATCAATGAGTAATGCCCTGTTGCCATTTTTTAAGTCCTGGCCTAACCAACTCAAACGGAATGGATTGAAGATATGCCAATGCAAACATGATGGACATT is a window from the Candidatus Jettenia sp. genome containing:
- the plsY gene encoding glycerol-3-phosphate 1-O-acyltransferase PlsY — encoded protein: MIQNILSPIISYLIGSIPFGFLITKMVKGVDIRQFGSGNPGATNVGRVLGKPYGILVFILDMLKGFLPVFLFDRLFSGYGHNLTLILCGMGVICGHTFPVFLNFKGGKAAATSCGVFLWLAPLPLIISAAAWLLIISISRYISLGSMLSSIVLVVCIILFGKDPFGQGLYLTLFSIFISILLIVRHKSNIERLLRGTESKIGGKIKSHDLG
- a CDS encoding lipopolysaccharide kinase InaA family protein encodes the protein MLQKQKIPASFSIIRRGGTTILVRAGYKETILNIVFDTKPVHERYADTPNIKSGRGSYVSVPVTGYSGERLIIRDYRHGGLFGKLLGGIFCNKSRPFNEFSLHEYASQKGVLSAEVIAVTKRRVWGLFYKANFITKEISGAVDIAQFLKESSLLYIQESKKSIISALARSIRNMHDAGIYHADLHIKNILLKSDSRDEFTVYIIDLDKSVIFPTFPINERIKNLLRLDRSLEKIRWLTDKDAKKNRNNSFLKLHLKGGRDSMKQGFSDKKYQCDALISQDVAGEEIKAVSLGQKIKLISKTDRVRFLKMYLRYNNTLDRDWKACIRQYQSHHSLHKLWWQILGLSGK
- a CDS encoding glycosyltransferase family 9 protein produces the protein MYTSMERQLNNPENILVVRLGAMGDIIHVIPAVKNLRITFPSAHIAWLVEDKLKDLIECIPEVDEVIVFPRKQWQTALKHPQKYVKIISEMRIFFKKLRKKNYDIALDFHGNFKSGLLTYLSSARTRIGFSRGYCKEFNFIFMNLRITPQQKKMHRIDKYLNLLQGLRIKAGYQRPVFSIPDTDRLYIQDFIHHNYHNQKSVTIIHPGTSIFGEYKRWQTKNYALLADRLIQELNHSVIFTWGPLEYKIVEEIISLMHYKATVACKTSSAKQLIALLHYAHLFIGSDTGPTHIASCIGVPTVAIFGPKDPVIYAPYGKNAVIVKKDIPCSPCEKRTCDHITCINSITSEDVFDAVCKLLKTQIH
- a CDS encoding polyprenyl synthetase family protein — protein: METVGIFDSIKADMEEVENRFYKELKPESNSLADLISHISKYKGKRLRPALVLLSGKCAGDILPQHVDLAVVVEMVHTATLVHDDIIDEASMRRHVESVNSKWGREISILFGDYLFSRGFTILSALDSQIATLLLSQTVNIMSEGEIIQLQRRYDIELSENDYFDIIERKTASLCAASCRLGAAFAGANRKILDMLSNYGLKIGIAFQIVDDCLDMMGTEDEVGKSLNTDIQKGKLTLPLIHLVNQLPKNKLKTTRELIFQNDVKETKAAILELLTEHDAIEYAFSTAKNIVKQAQEEIAPLPDSKYKTTLLELADYIVTRKK
- a CDS encoding twin-arginine translocase TatA/TatE family subunit; translation: MMISMPGGWEWIVIGVITFIIFGKRLPGTMRSLGKSFANLKQGFKGVEEEIKEVKEIKDDIDTITKLKIG
- a CDS encoding MBL fold metallo-hydrolase is translated as MEDMIGTDFIKFLGTAGARIVVAKQLRASGGMWYSLLGVNVLVDPGPGCLVRCVSSKPKMDPMKLDAIILTHRHLDHAADVNVMIEAMTEGGFKKRGTLYAPEDALTEDPVVFQYVRSYISRIEIVKEGGRYQLSDTVSFETPIKHHHPSETYGINFSTPKYTISLIVDTRYFPELLKYYKGDILIVNVVRYTVDKDTKKWLYHLSIRDVKEMVTALKPKVTILNHFGMTMVKAQPRIVAEQLSKETGLRIIAAGDGMKFNLADIESW
- the nikR gene encoding nickel-responsive transcriptional regulator NikR, whose amino-acid sequence is MSSLVRFGVSLEKELLQRFDECIKEKKYTNRSEAIRDLIRDDLVKKEWQEGKEVTGSITLVYNHHKRELTNFLIDIQHDYHDIILSTQHIHLDHDNCLEIIVVKGKPKAIDELYGKLKSAKGVKHGGFAMTTTGKEIL
- the cbiM gene encoding cobalt transporter CbiM, giving the protein MHISDGILSPYVVGIGWAIALPALVISVRRLQTDQVGAYGVVAAAFFAGSTIHIPVGPFSMHLVLSGMAGLLLGWGALTIVTVGLLLQALLIGFGGLTVLGINISIMALPGAIMGMLGRHWIKQSSPKKRPWIGSLIGGGTILISAILLYVALSTTHTALMPLAKLVFLGHIPIAIVEGAISFWLVYFLQKVKPSLLGIAI
- a CDS encoding energy-coupling factor transporter transmembrane protein EcfT, which codes for MNISPPSTRLGTILILLILIGLGLLNNLFYLLICFVSINVLAVFVVRKTFITAWHCKGVLIFFLLTGVTLLWTEEGRSLAPVLITKMLSMWLWVVTWISWVGFERILLTFEKLKVPSVLIHIVAFTARFLPILSERLKMMLAAQASRGAKKGIHPLQLRNIAEGIGCLLLASFEQAENVERAMQSRGFSGMLPSLAEDTVAVPYGSLSFLFILMCIVWFGVICYVLCYSCQEFIFQVSKWRAGAI
- a CDS encoding energy-coupling factor ABC transporter ATP-binding protein produces the protein MSCVIRARNLSFRYQNGGLALSDLSLSVHQHEKVGVIGPSGAGKTTFFWHLNGLLKPNSGYVEVLDRTLAEHKNINEVRRHVALTFQQVNDQLFCSSVWEEIAFGPRNLGWSKQKTHETVEKWLAYFELNEVSLRPPHHLSGGQKRGVALAAAMAMEPQLLILDEPANDLDHKNRRRLITYLKGLPIAIMVASHDLHLISEVTQRCVLMDKGKIVADRPTNELVHDEYALKQYGMEAIRR
- a CDS encoding transporter codes for the protein MLARKRYRHYFVCFVFFIFIFIMNLNSSFAHHGGVSTAFGPGAPIETASPLALGKGKFLLYEKFEYVPFEHKDHAEPENIDTFTFFNTLVGYGFTDALSIYAILPVTIKEQDSLGTSSGLGDLGFIFQYGFKYGERDGIRGLYGYGPEDSYGAEYSTDDLKMAMQAGFTVPTGETSNRDNKGNIFDMGMQPGFDAPTFMFGFVASKMIFPYFTLTGDTSLTTFTEHNNGKPGNEIRFNVAGGYEIYEKKNGFLSRLDIIAESNLLHLTKDRDEENETDDATGGTILYLSPGLRATFGKHVSIGMLIKLPTWKDLNNEPDQQGAEGLEEYRAIVTCSISF